In Lolium rigidum isolate FL_2022 chromosome 7, APGP_CSIRO_Lrig_0.1, whole genome shotgun sequence, the DNA window gaagccggagaaatagttatgaccaaggcttgggtggaacgcggactttcacttcccTGTTCGGAGTTTTTTCTCTCCATACTCaacacctacgggctccagccccacaacatctgcccaaattcataccttctcttgtccaacttcgtgactctctgcgaaggacatcttgggatccggccagatgtcaagttgtggcaattctttttccgggtgaagaaagaaaccaaggacaaagcaatggtgaactgcggaagcatgacgtttatgctccgccctagccgcatgtaccctcctcacgactcgcacgaatccgtccggtactggaacgccggatggttctatgagaagaatgCCTCAGTTCCGAAGGTCCATGAGGGTCTGCCTCAATtcgtcaacgaacctccggaagaacttgcaagctggagcttcgtcccttcgctcgcccagaccccgatcctggagaaggctgcgcggagaatctcctggctagtccacgacggactgaccggagcccagctcacacttagctggttttcccgaagaatccagcctctacgctacaacgcgcgcctgatgtgcgcttataccggggcggatgatcttctccgggttacccgccacgatcttccggccgactctctgaagagaaggatcaagacgttggtgaagattccgaggggccaacaggtcccggaactgaccaaagacatttatacaaacgaccagtgtcctccggtaagctttgttcttttcgctgcttcaaacttcacaagtttttggatgtttaacttaacttttattcatcttccttccagctcaacactttggcggaggaaaactttcgcaccattcttcgcgtccccgtcaccgacgacacggcggaggaggctccggacgacgacgaggaggaagaggaacaggcacctcgcaaggcggcccctcgacctacaaagcgtccccgcgccaaggcttccggctctgaggccggagctagcggcgaggcctccgccaagaaaccgaagacgataaaaccacctccgctagactcaaggaaagcggagcgtgcaaCGCCTGAAGGATGCTCTCAACGGCGAGGAAAACCTTCACGGCCTTGCATTCCGGGTGctacgtaagtttccgagtaatgTGCGTTATCTATATTGGTGAGCTGTGTTATGCTTATTTTCCTTTTTACTTGCTCACAGAAATCCGAATCCAACCACCGCGCGGACCAACGTTCAGGAGCCTATCACTAAATATATGCAGAAGAAGTCTCCCGCCGTTGGTCCTTTGATGCCAACTCCACCGAGCGCTCCACAAGCCCCCCTgcaaccttctcctcctcccgcggatcattctccagctcctgccgctcccactcctccggaagtaattccggttagcagcgacagagcgggcggagaTGATTCCGGCGGTAAGGGTCCTATCGATGATGAATTTGAAGGACGAAGCCAAGGGGAAGCAgaagagatctcctccggcaaagctgaagccCCCACGAGCGATATGGTCGTTTTtcccaagaactttggagatccggctgaccttacctccaccccaaaagcctatgccacaaagttttttaacaaactaacaGAGGCAGAGAAatgggagctggagcaagataTGCTCAATgccatgctgaacaatgcctggggcaaaccggacgttgaaacgtcggagatccaggacgccaagaaaaacattggccaattcttcgacaagcttgtttgcaagcaaaaggtaactccccagtagcccccaagtatttaggcggaaactttattagttagcgtctgaatacttttagagaacttaaactgaaaaggaaatttaaaagtcgtggtagcccccaagcatgatggcggaaaAAATTTCCCAGCCTCcatgctttagaaagacttaaacCATGATGGCGGAACTTACTCCGTTTTCTGGCTGCGTTTTCAGGAGCAAAAAGCTTTGCACTACGAGTTGCATAAAAACATCGCGCTGCAACGTCGTGTGACCAttagccgaggcggagaagatccAGCGCTTCCAAGCGAGAGAATGCGGAATTGAAGAAACAACTAtcgaagcccaaggttggtttccgattgCGATGACTGCGGATCGTTTCGCATTTTTTCCGAACTTGACGCTTTATGTAACTATGAGCAGGTGCCTCCACTTCTCTCGCTGCGGCTTCCTCCGAGTTGGAAACTCTACGTGCTTCACAGAAAGATCTTGAAGCGAAGCTCGTAGAGGCAGAACAGAAAATTTctgagaagaactcggagcttgCCCGCAAAACTGGTGAGTTTGAACTGAAAAAACAGACTGACAGCGACATCATCCAGAAGCAGCAAAAAGAAATTGGAGGTCTTCGCAACTATATGAAGACAGCAGAGAGCTGCTGGGACTTGCTCAACTCCGACGTCATGGGTACGTCCTCGGAACTCATATGGCCGCAGACATGTAACTTGCAGTTTTTTAACGAAACTTGTATTTTCCAGATCCGcttggatatgatgaggaacgtcggagccagttcccgcgcgacgacCTGCTACAGCTTGCCGGAGAGGACTGCAAGGATCTCATTtccgcctccaggaaaatctgtcacaacctcaacatcaagaagagccgaacctgcgaaGTGCGTAAGCTCATCAGGAGGATGGATttgcttccggagctggttgtggaTCTGCAGTCTTCTTCGGCACGGGGCGCAGCCgccatgtccttggctatgtgcttaGCGCATAATCCGAGCTTGGACCTAGACCGGGTGACTTCGGCGTTCCTCCGGAAGCTGATGTCAATGCACTACTTGACGCAGTCAGCGGCTATGATACACGCATCGCCCGGAGGATCCGCCAtgatgaattttatgagaaggtggttcttcctgctgacgagcctctcgaagctgagcttttgaaggatctcgaagcggaaaccaggcctgcccaatccggaagccaatACACTTGGACGAGCTCAAAGAACCAAGGTGGCGCTGCATCTCCGGCTGCAACTGgagcggaagaagatgaagatgtctcTTCGCCTGCCAAAGACGCGGAGAAGGAAACTCCAATTGACGCCGGAGGAGCTAATGCTAatgtggaaacttctccggctaaggagaagtaaaaacttagtcctgcgaaaaaaacaatgcatcattttggccccagagagggtttgtaataagactttaaattcttaagtagctaggaacgaaacgattatgcatggggcggaaacacttatcctgctatccgtttaatattatgcgcatgtttcgttttatgtcggaaagcaagtgctgatttcgttattttccggcttgcccgcttgaccttccacgagccggaaaaccttagccggaaatgctcgccagcggcgacgaagcccaatggcaatccgtccataaccgcggaaacaagccccccggcataggtgccggaaatcgctactaggaatccacgggtTCGCAACGGATAACAACTTAGtcgagaaaacttaagcttacgtcctaaaggacggttttagaaatcacaacttttatacacgcctaggcggaaaacatccagctctgcggttttagtcggaaaaacatacacgatctaaaatgaacaagtaaaggaggtaaaagactcaaagagtgaaccataagctttatttcattgatcatgtataactattacgagtttgtaactcggaaaaatatgctaagtgtagaaaggacgtagctgtgcgatattccaagggcgatatgtttcatcgtagatgtcatccggatcctcacgcttgcgtttccggcgccagttagcaggtctatccctcagctcgcggaaatcaacaaggtagtacgacccgttatgaagcactttgctaacgacgaagggtccttcccatggagattgcaacttatggtctttcacctgtcgaaggcggaggaccaggtctcctgccatgaaggagcgattccgaactcgacgactgtgatagcgtcggagcttctgctggtagatggcggagcgctggtcagctagattccgagcttcttcgatcaggtccacagatagctgtctggcctcgtcagctgtttcttcattataggcggaaactcgcggtgaatcgtggatgatgtcggagggaatcacggcttcggatccgtataccaggaagaaaggggtaaaccctgttgacctgttaggggtagttcgcaaactccacaagacagcgtctagttcgtcggcccaagctccagctgctcgtcgcagcggttcttcaaggcgtggcttgattcctgataatattagaccgttagctctttcaacttgaccattggattgtgggtgggccacagatgcaaggtccaatcgaatccccattgtctcacaataatcctttaattctccctgagcgaagtttgtgccattatccgttatgatgcttgtgtgggatgccgaatctcatcacgaggctgcggacaaattttagtgccgtagcaccgtcggcttttctcaccggcttggcctcgatccacttgctgaacttgtcaacggcgaccaggaggtattcacaaccaccgggagatgatctttttaacttaccaaccatatcgagcccccggaccgcaaatggccaggtgataggtatggtcttcagctcttgggctggagcgtttggttgagtagcatagtactgacaacctcggcaggtcttgactatcttgtcagcatcttctttagttgtgagccaataaaagcctagccgaaaagcttttgcaacgagtgacctgggagcggcatggtgcccgcagtcccctgcgtggatctctctgaggatttcaatgccatcttgattggagacgcatttgagaaatacccctgttgcgcttcgtttgtagagctgtccatcaacaattgtgtaggatcgtgctcgtctgatgatctggcgcgcgaggacctcatcctccggcaacttctgatcgatgaggtagtccaggaaaggttgtgtccaagccggaatggtagccaatacctctctggccggagacactgccacttctgggttttccgggttagcgcccttcaccgagggtatccggagatgctctaggaagattccaggcggaattggctttctgccggatccgagcttggatagcatgtctgccgctgtgttatcgtctctcctgacgtatttgacttcgtatccgaggaagcacttggcgatctcatcaacttcgtctctgtaggctgccatgacggaatttctggcgttccaggttccggctacttgttgtgccaccaggtcggaatctccgcagcagatgatgtgcttgatccctatttccttagcgatgcgcagtccgtgtagtagagcctcgtattccgccatgttatttgtagcttcgaagtggatctgcagaacgtactgcagttcttctccggtaggggacttcagggtgactccggctcctgagccttgatgctgcttggatccgtcgaagtgcatgacccatgtttctggttccggctccagacttgcatccggagcttctgtccaatctgcaacgaaatctgccaagacttgggattttaccgcagtccttggcttgtaagcgatgtcgaaggcggataattcaatgccccatttagccgtccgtcctgttgcgtcagcgttgttgagaattgttgacagcggagccttgctcacaactgtactcgggtgctcttggaagtagtgtctcggcttccggctgcctaggaaaactccataagctagcttacgaaagtgagggtatctttgctttgactccgtcggcacctcgcttatgtagtagacaggtctttgtacgtcatattcatgaccttcttcctttcgctccaccacgatgacgaggctaatGACTTTGTTGGTggccgccagataaaggagcattggctctgactctgctggggctgccaagataggtggggaggtaagtatttccttcaaccctcgaagagctgcgtcggctgcgtcgtcccagacaaatttgtctgttttcttcagcaacttgtacagaggtagcgccttctcgccaagacggctaacaaacctactgattgctgcgacacaacccgttagtcgttgcacatctttgagacaagttggccgtttgatacaccggattgccttgatcttttccgggttaacctcaatgcctctgtgagagactatgaagccaaggagttttccggctggcacgccaaagacgcacttcagcggattcaacatcatcttgtaccgacggagattctcaaaggtttcgtgaggtcgctgatcaagtcggatcctttccgggtcatgaccgcgatgtcgtcgacgtaggcgtgcacgttccggccaatttggtccttcgaggcaccgctgcatcgtacgttggtaggtggcacctgcgttttcaaaccaaaaggcatagtaacatagcagtaagtgccaaacggggtaatgaatgaagtcgccttttggtcggattccttcatccggatctgatggtacccggaatacgcatcaagaaaacacagaagttccgccccgccgtcgaatcaatgacctggtcaatgcgcggcagggggaacggatccttcgggcaatgtttgttcaagccagagtaatcgatgcacattcttagtatttcagtgttctttttgggtacaaggacgggattggcgacccaatcggtgtggataacttctattacaaaacctgcttctagtaactttgctaattccattcctatggcgcggcgcttcttatctccaaagcgtcgcatagcttgcttcaccggtttagcccccggatttatgttgaggtagtgctcggcgagttccctaggtactccggacatgtcagaaggttgccatgcgaagatatccatgttagcgcggaggaactcgacgagcgcgtcttcctatttggggtccatgttggctccgatcgagacttgcttgctagggtcatcttccttgaagttgactttcttggtctctatcgcggccccgaaggagtttttctgttcggagatctgcttcttggtggtttgcatctcggtcggatccaccgcggccccgtagcctttcggctcttctccggatatgacggactcgcgaaggcggcttcgcccaactcgcactcgtgagcctttttgtagtctccggttatggtgatcataccattgggacccggcatcttgagcttgttgtagatatagcacgctcttgcgtggaacttgtggtaggtgggcctgccgaagatgacgtggtaggagctcttgaagggcacaacttcaaacgtgatattttcttcgcggaaattatgaacatcgccgaaagccacgggaagtgtgatgctgccgagggagttcgccttcttacccggaaccacgccgtgaaactcggtggtgctgtgtttgagctgttccttggtgaggttcatccgctccagagtctcccggtacatgatgttcaagctggctccgccatccatgaggcacttggagaagtcatacccgtctatgcggggactcacaaccaaggcgtagtattcttttggcacaatggcgggatgatcctccctgtcaaatgtgcacggaacttccgaccacctgacatactgcggcacagccggaactgtggcgttcaggatccgggtagctgattttgtagcgcggactgtgggggttccgaggaaagtgtggtaagcccccacgctctttttctcgaaggggttggatttacctgcggatccggctttgggatccggcgagttatcatcctcgtccatcgcctcggaactgtcctcctccttgtccttgttcttgcccttgtctcctttgccgcgtgggcggtgcttccgggctcgcttgtatcctgcctccgggtcgttctttaggtcgttgacccacttgcagttgcggttggtgtgagtggacttccccgtagccggatccaagtcacGACAATCACTAATGCGCTTCCCTAACTTAAAAGAAAATCAgatgaaaaagttcaaattttgctTCCTGATACTAATGAGGTAATGTGCTGACATGAACTTGGTGCCCCTAGATAGCAATTGCATGATACAATTGTATGGCCTCTGTTTGAGAAGACTAGGCAAGCCCAAGCTAGCTCCGTTGGCATGAGTTTGGCGTGGTGTGCTGCGTGGCGACCGGCCGTCTGGCCATCATGGGCACATTGAACTCAGAAAATCTATAGGgatctagacaaatatagaaggtTAGATATGGAAATCGAAAAAATGGATCTGGTTATCAAGGTTTTAGGCTAAATAAACAGGATATTTAGTGTATAATAAAGCTATAATACCCCTGAAGATCAATTGCTAGATTTAAGTTCATACTAGTACCCACCTCCTGTGGTAGTAAAAGGTACTCATAAAAAGAGACTTAGTTTCGAAAAAGTGTGTTCGGCACATGAGCACCAGCGCTTCTGGTTTCTACAAATCATactttttgaattccaaaaaaaactgaaattaaatacccacatacatataaacatttcgaaggtacggtagaaattttggagaaaaatatggTATATTTTGAGGTAtacaaaaaatacaaatttatgatAAATATATACTCCTATGCGTAGCCATAAATTTGTTTTttatgtagctcaaaatacaatgcaatttcgACCAAAAACTTCACACGAGTATTCAGGACATATGTATgtattcataaaataaatatgatttttttttgaaataaaaatacataatttttaaatatttaaaaactgagagcaccggtactcatgtgcaccaaatatgCTTTCACTTAGTTTACACTACATGAACAATTATATCCAACCTAGAAGTGCTGCCGGTCGAGTATGTTCGTTAAAACCTACTCGGGCTTGCTTGAGTCCTTGCTGGGCTTGCACGAGTCCTTGCCGGGCTTGCATGGCCGTGTCCGTTGCTTCCCGTGTTGAGTTTGGAAGGCTCCAGGAGATCGTACCTAGTACTATATCCGatgctcaaaaaagaaaaaaacctaGTACTATATCCGATACCGACTAGAGCTTGCGTGGTCGAGTTCAAGTAGGATCTATTAACTTATTAGATTCTGCGGCTTGATCTGCAATATAAGACACCGGCAACACGAAGCGACGGAAACTGAAGCAAATTAGGGTAGCCATGGATTACTTGCCATCGCCATTGGCGGGTATGGCGTCGTCGGCGGAGGGGGCAAAGGTTCTGAACGCGTACAAGGAGGCGCTCGCCACTGCAGCCTCGGTGAGCGCTTACGCCATGCTTGCGCGCGGCATGGCGCGGGAGCTCGTCCCCGAGGAGCTGCGGGCGGCGGTGCGCTGGGGCGCGTCCTTCGTGCGCTCCCGCCTCGGCACCCGCGAGAAGGAGCGCCACACCATCATCATCCGCCGCACGGTGGACAAGAACCACTGCGCCCCGTTCGACGACGGGTCCAGCCTCTTCGAGGCGGCGCGCACGTACCTCGCCAGCAAGATCAATCCGCGCGCCGTGCCCCGGCTCCGCCTCTCGCGCTCCCCCTCATTGAGCCCGACGGGACCTGCAGCTGGCGCACGCTCCTGAGCATGGAGGATGGGGGCTCAACCACAGACGTGTTCGAAGGCGTTGAGTTCTGCTGGATGTACATGGACGCTGGCGGCGACAACGGCAATAGGGGCCAGGGCGGCAGCGAGTCCTTGGAGCTCAGCTTTGACGCGGAGCACGCGGATATGGCGCTCGAGAAGTACGTGCCCTTCATCATGTCCGCGGCGGAGGAGCTGCGACGGCAGGACCGCGCGCTCAAGATCTTCTTGAACGACGGGGGGGCGTGGCAAGGCATCAACCACCACCACCCAGCCACGTTCGACGCGCTCGCCATGGACTCGGAACTCAAGCAGTCCGTCCTCGACGACCTCGACCGGTTCCTGCAGAGGAAAGAGTACTACCAGCGGATCGGCAAGGCGTGGAAGCGCGGCTACCTGCTCTACGGCCCCCCGGGCACCGGAAAGTCAAGCCTGGTCGCCGCCATGGctaactacctccgtttcaacctCTACGACCTCGATCTCTCCGGGGTGTTCAGCAACTCGTACCTGCAGAGACTCCTCATCGACATGCCCAACAAGTCCATCCTCGTCATCGAGGATATTGACTGCTGCTTCGACACCATGTCGAGGGAAGGTCGCAATGAAGACACGTACGATGACTACCACACGGGAGCTTACCAGCATGAACGCAAGATAACACTGTCGGGCCTGCTCAACTTCATCGACGGGCTGTGGTCGACAACCGGCGAGGAGCGCATCATAGTCTTCACCACCAACTACAAGGACCGCCTCGACCCGGCGCTGCTGCGGCCGGGACGCATGGACATGCATGTCTACATGGGCTACTGCGGCTGGGAGGCGTTCAAGACGCTGGCCCGGAACTATCACCTCGTCGATGACCACCCTCTGTTCCCGGAGATACAGGAGCTGCTCGCGGTGGTGGAGGTGACGCCGGCCGAGGTGTCAGAGATGCTGCTAAGGAGCGAGGATGTCGATGCTGCGCTAGGGGTGCTTATGGAATTCCTCCAAGGAAGGAGACACGCACCAGATGAGGCAAAGCACAACCATGACGAGGCACGGTAGCTAGCAGAGATGGCAATGTTGTGAATTGTGATCGATCATTATTGCTAATTTTTGCGCAACTTGTTTTTTCGTCCAATCAAGCTACGTACCTTTTGCTAGTTCTAGGTCTACTTAGAATTTTAAGTTGGCTCTATGCCGACTCTAGAACAAGTTGTGGAATTGAAAAAAGATATGTAACCCGGTTGTATAAACTATACATACACATGAGATTGGGTGGTAGTCATCTCGCCGGAAATTAAGTTAATTCAAGGTCGACTGAAAACTAGCCACGTCCATTAAGCTAGATCAACCTCCTCCTTTTATTCCAAAGTTCGATTCTAGGTCAAGTTTTGAACCAAAAGGCTCATTTGCAAATTTGAGTTCCTCAAGAGGACTTTCAAGCAAGACCCGTCTTATGAGTATATAATATTGAAACCATTTGGAATTAGAATTCTAAACACGGTGACACTTTATGGCACTATACAAGAATATGCTAGGGGATTAGACTTGTTTCATGTCAATTTAACTAAATGATTTGCACGGAGTTTATCTTGGATGATCGTTTTATCGTCCTTCGGTTACATGTTTCATAGAAGTTCTATTGTTTATCGTCGCATTAATATTTTCCTGTTTTCTCAATAAAATGTGTTCTATGTTAAACAACAAGTATTACATTGTCATGGCCTAATTGCTACACATTTGATCCACTTGCACCCGAGTGATCCTTGAGAATTAAAGATTGAAAACTTAAACTTTGCAATAAAATCAAAGATGTATGCGTCAGAATCAGAGGCCAGGTTATActtccattttgaaaaaaaaaaaaacaaaactacAGGAGGCATTGAGCGGTTCAATTCTCAACTTGTCATCTTTTTGTATGGTGTGTGTAGGGGCACATGACCTGAACCTTATCGCATGCGTTGCATGCAATGTTCTTTCGTATCGGAtctcttagggcatctctagcggcgcgacgcatttcggtgtccgccagcgtccgtttgcgtcgcgcggcggaggCGAGATAGACGTTTTTTGTCTGCGCGTCCGTTAGCACCTAGGGGTggttccagcggcccgacgcatttccgcgtttccatcaattatgaagtttccaaacaacaaaataaggaattcaacgaagtcatagttattacatttgaattttgaaaagtctacatgaaaataagataatattcctctaggcatgatcttcatggccagccaatgtccactgatgctcaatcagatccgtctgcagtTGTTTGCAGACGTTCTCattagtgacttctacattcatatgtagatagtcGGCCCAAGATAAAACTCCAGGAAGTGgtgcaaccagctcaccttggaattctcagtggttctcattgcggccatcaggacgctcgttctcaacgatcatgttgtgcatgatcacgcagcatgtcatcacctcatgcattgtCTTCAGCGACcaagttcttgccgggtgacggacaattgcccaccgagcttggagcacaccaaatccgcgctccacatctttcctgcaagcctcttgcatcttggcaaacctcctcgtcttctcggagtttggattacggacagtcttcaccaatgtggcccagtcagggtagatgccatcagcaagataatatgacttgtcatatgcatttccattgatctcatagctcacccggggagctttgccttgcatgagccggttgaaaaccggtgatcggtgcaacacattgatgtcattattggaaccggccatgccaaagaatgaatgccaaatccataaatcttgagatataacaacttcaagaatgacagtccgtccctcctcatgcccgatgtactgaccctgccatccaaatggacagttttttcactcccagtgcatgcaatctatgctgccaatcattccagggaaccctctagactcgttgatagacaggagccgccttgtatcctcaacagttggctccctacagtaatactctccgaacacgacaatcacggctcggcaaaacctgtaca includes these proteins:
- the LOC124672733 gene encoding LOW QUALITY PROTEIN: AAA-ATPase At5g17760-like (The sequence of the model RefSeq protein was modified relative to this genomic sequence to represent the inferred CDS: inserted 1 base in 1 codon), which gives rise to MDYLPSPLAGMASSAEGAKVLNAYKEALATAASVSAYAMLARGMARELVPEELRAAVRWGASFVRSRLGTREKERHTIIIRRTVDKNHCAPFDDGSSLFEAARTYLASKINPRAVPRLRLSRSXLIEPDGTCSWRTLLSMEDGGSTTDVFEGVEFCWMYMDAGGDNGNRGQGGSESLELSFDAEHADMALEKYVPFIMSAAEELRRQDRALKIFLNDGGAWQGINHHHPATFDALAMDSELKQSVLDDLDRFLQRKEYYQRIGKAWKRGYLLYGPPGTGKSSLVAAMANYLRFNLYDLDLSGVFSNSYLQRLLIDMPNKSILVIEDIDCCFDTMSREGRNEDTYDDYHTGAYQHERKITLSGLLNFIDGLWSTTGEERIIVFTTNYKDRLDPALLRPGRMDMHVYMGYCGWEAFKTLARNYHLVDDHPLFPEIQELLAVVEVTPAEVSEMLLRSEDVDAALGVLMEFLQGRRHAPDEAKHNHDEAR